GGTAATTTACCTGATCCTCTCAGGTGTGAAGACATGATTGACAAACGTAAAGAACTGGCAATAGGGGTCTTCGGTGCACACTCTCTGACACTCTTCGTAGTCGGCTGTGAACAAGGTACGATAGTCTGCCCCCAAAAAGTCCACATTCTGGTACATGCGTGACAAACAAGGCTCTTGAAGACACAGACGgaaaagaaaatattagcatAAAATTAGACAAATTTGATGTAAAATTCATTGTGTGAATTACGCGAGTCCGGGCCGCAAGGTTTGAGTGAATATCCGGAGGTGACACCAAGTAAGCCTTTCTCGACCTTGGGCCGTCCAGACGCCGTCGACTTCAGGTAGCAGTAGAAGGTCCTGCAAAGAGGTCCGGCAAATAAttacactactcacaaaaagttaggATAACAACAATTGaccagaaagttttttttttttcccaggttaTATTTCTCCATACAGTAGAACGtccttttaaatgtgtattcccACCTGTCATCTCTGGTCCAATCAGCCCGCAAGAACGTAAAGAAGAGACAAGATGGGTGCTGTGTGCACAGATATTGACAGTGCTGCACATCAGGAGAGTACACGAATTTGATGTCCGTTCCTGGAAAGTCCACATTCTCCAACAATTCTCGGCGACATTCTAGataagaggggggaaaaaacgagtTTATATCATCCAATCACATGAAAATGAAGAGCGGTTTTACCTTGGCTCAAGGAGAGGCTGCTAACAGAGAGGACACTTAAGACGATGAAAAACACTTCCATGTTGGAGTCCGCAAGTGCAACCACCTGTTTTGCCGTGTCGTTTAAATGCACAAACTGTTCTGCGCTAGGTGGCGTTGAACCGTCCTGTGATTGGCTTGCGAGGTTGCATGTTTGCCGACTCAAAGATCAATTACATTTGTTAGGGAAAGTtaggccttttaaaaaaaaaaaaaaaaaaaaaaaaaaaaaaagaaagtcccgTTCCACACAACTCTTCAAGAGTTTCGTTCCATTTTAAACACGGCTCCAAGCCAAATAACCTTAGCAGGTTATTGTAACAGATTAACCCACAACGTAAGCTGCTGACAGATGATTgaaaaaccagaatcttacttGCCAGTTCTATCTGGTCGTTTCCACAAGAGCACAGCCAAATGACCTTCAGCATTTGAacgaaaacccacacaagcatgcCAAAATTCAATGTAGAATTATTATTGAACAGTCTAATCAGTAATTGGGGATAACAAAAAGTCATTTTGACCTCCTGTCATAACTGAAGTAGGAGCATCGTGCTTTGGAATAACTGCAAGTGAGTTAATTTACCTGAGGCCCCTCAGGTGTGAAGACTCATTTATACCTGGCAACCTCTGTGCTGGTTGGACTTGatctgccctgtgattggttaacatccatccattgacTGCCGCTTGCCAGTGGTCAGTTTGCAGGAAGCAGCCCCAGCAGCTAATTTGCTGCTAATTAATTGATTGCTTCCTGGGTTGCACGTTTGCAGACTGGGAAACAGTTTTTCCTCCACTCGTGCGCTGTCTTGTCCAAGCAGCAAGGATTGCGCAATCAATGTATTCGCTCTTCCTTTGAAATGACAGAAAATGAATCAGTCAGGAGGTGAGAGGAAGAAAAGTATACGAATGCTCAGTGCAATGGCATAAGTGCCCACTAGGTGGCGCCTGTGCACCAGATTGGAAATGGAGCGTGTAATGTTCATGTGCCGAGAAAGAGTGTATTTGAAGTTGCAAGTCAGCTCccaaatttgttgttgttttaagtgAATTCAGTTCATATTTGAAATCTCTTAAATTAGTAAAGGATAccaaagcataaaaaaatatttgggtagTTGAAAGAATGCCCTACTGAATTGTGTAATGTCTAagatcaaaatgttttttttcctcctttgtgtatttaattttcacctttttttggtctgtttttgtatttttgtttttatacttcttttattttcagattcctTATTTTTGATACTTttgtaattctattgttgatcgATCCTTTTGTGATATTAAATCATATTTGCACTGATGGTTCCATACATGTTCCTTTTGGCAATCTCTATGCTGATTTCATACATGCAAAGAATATCTTCACTGTTGTCATGTCTCTTTTATTCTCGTTTTAATCATTTGCTTGCTATCTTGGATCTATTCTGATGCTTATGATTTCATTGTGATTTTTTGTCAtgccagaatattttttttgtgtaatgctTTTATTTAGCAGTTTTGTACATGAAATGTGCTATGCAAATGAACTTGCCTTGCTTAATGTCAGTTTTGTCTTAAAACgttttcaacctgatgaaccAATTCAAATAATCAAATACAACCAACAAAGTGTCCaagtttttcttacatttttacattCCCTTCTGTTGTTGGTCATTTCAGAGTTAAAGCAGCCTGAAATCTCCAAATAATTCCTGATTAAGTTTAGATGTTTACATAAATATGTAatgcaaaaatacataaatatatccaTCTTCTCATTAAGGTTGAGGGCCAATGAACTCCATCCTGCTGGCTTATGGTGAGGTCATGCACAACCTGGACTGGATAAGAACACCTATGAACAATTCTGCATcttcaataaaatacattttttcacaACGTAGGGAGATTGCGTTCAGTCGGTGCTGCCAACATGCTTTTATATTCTAACCATGTCCCCAAACTTAAGGTCTTTCATTTGTCATCTACTTTGAAAGATAAAATTGCAACtgtattttaactcttttactgccacgttaaaaaaaaaaaaaaaaaaaaaaaaaaaatttacagccgattttgagcattttaactcatcttttagAATGTGTGCTTTTACTCATTCTGTTTAGTAATTAccttttgaaaataggtcatttaaaACAAGAAAGCAAGCTTTTTATGAAGATACAGctacacaacagtgactttgatacgaatatttttttagtgatGCTCTGCGAATTAGttttgtgacaaaggctttgatcattcacaccaCCCTTTAAAAtgttccatttcatcagatcTCACCCAATTCCCACacactggcagcccattgaatgatccaatgctgccatctgctggccattgtggatgttttggattccacaacccattgaccaggcagaactgcccattgatttaaaaaaaaaatatatatatatataaaagtgtaGTTATtctttaacgtttatggcggcatatacCGTGATTTTACTCGTCATTAaacttttggcagtcaaagagttaatagaaCAGTTGcttagtgggggggggggggggggggggtgttgaattAAAAGCTTAACTTCTTTTGTAAAGGAATTCTGAAAGTGCAAAACATATCTTAAACTGTCAAAACTCAAGCAGCCTAAATGCGCCCCATCTGCTCATTGACCGCCGTGATCAAGTACAGGGGGTGAAAACCCACAGAAGCACAAAACATGCAAAGTCTAAACATTCATCATCCATACAACAGATAAACAGTTTAaattttcaacacattttatttattttttccccattttctcCAGAAATTAATGTACATGCAACACAGTCAGGTCGTTCCTCAAGCAGTTCCTCTTGGCGAAGCCAGAAATCAGATTGGCCACTTTGTTAACTCTGGGAGGAGCTGGCAAGGTGATGACTCGCTTGAGATAGCAGCGGCGCCTGTCGGAAAGAACTTGTGTCTGCATCAATGTCAGAGAGACTGTCGAAAATCCAATACCGTACTTGTAAACTGGGTCGTCGGCCGTGACGTAAGTGTAGAACTGGCAGTTATGATCATTAGAACACGTTCTCTGGCACGTTTCTGCATCATCCATCAGCTCAAAGCGAATGTCTGATCCATAGAAATCTATCCCTTTTAGAGCCTTCTTGGCCCAATCTGTTGGCACAGAAGATGACCAAGAAACAGGcaaataatcacattttaacaTAATTGAGCAAAGCAAACATCTTTATGACTCAGCAGTGCGAGTGCATTTTATTCTGTTGAGTGTTTGCTCACAACAAATTCTGCCAGACTGGATGCTATTGCTAGCCGCTAACCTCCACTTTCTACAACAACTTACTGCTATCCTGTTGACAGAAGTGCGTTGCAATCCCAGATGTGACGCCTCTTTGAGCACGCATATCTATGTGATTGAGATCGTTTTTCAGGTGACAGGTGAGGGAAAGACTGCACAGAAAGaataattattttcataataaaCAGTAAGTGGGACTAAACCATCATTCGACTACCTGTCAAAAGAGAAGTAGGAGCATCGTGGGTGAGCGGCGCACAACGCCAAACAATACTCTGGCGTCGCGGCAGCTTGTGACTCGAAGGGCTTTGCTGTGAAGTTGGTGCTCGGAAAAAGTTTTGGGGAACATGCTAGAACAACAATGGCAATCAGTTCAGAATGTGCAATTTTGCACATAGCATtcccttgccttttttttttacccgtgtTCGAGGGCCGGCTAAATTGAACGTTGTGCGAGAAGCCAGTCACCACGCGGAAATTCCTCACCACCTTCAAGGTCCTTGGTAAAGGCCAGGTGAATTTCAGGTGGCATTTGTACCTAAAACAGAAAAAGGGCATCTTTGGTTTGATCACAATATTATGTACCATTTATGATACTTTCTTGCACTTGGTCAAACAAATTAAACCCGTCTTTGGTTTAACCAAACGAGTGAGTTAATTTACCTGAAGCCCACAGATGTGGAGACTCCAGTGATAAACGTAAAAAACTGGCAATAGGGGTCTTCCGTGCACACTCGCTGACACTCCTCGTAGTTGGCTGTGAACaaagaccgataatcggccccccAAAAGTCCACATTGCGATACACGTGAGGCAGACAAGGTTCTTGGAGACAGAAAAAGAcagttggggagaaaaaaaaaaaatttgagcaTACTTTCAAATTAAACACTGTATAAAATGTCTGTGGGGCAAACCTGGGTTTGGGTCACAAGGTTTGAGAGAATATCCGGACGTGATACCAAAAACATGAGTCTGAATTTTGGGCTGTCCGGAGGGCGTGGTCTTAAGGTAGCAATAGTAGTTCCTGTTTAAGAGGACCGGGAAATAATTAGACTAACTCTTCAAAATAGTTGTTAAATTTTGCATCCCCACCTTTTATCAGCAGTCCAGTCAGCAcgcaaaaatgaaaagaagcgACAAGATGGATGCTGTGTGCACAAATGCTGACAGTGATGCACATCGGGAGAGAACATATTCGTGATATCCGATCCCGGAAAGTCAACGTTCTCCAGCAAATCTTTTCGACATTCTACACAAATAATAGAGGAAGAAAACACATCAATACACAACAACCCACATCAGAATGAAAACACCAAATGAATCATTTCACCTTTGCTCAGTGCACAACTGCTAACAGCGAGTACACCTATTAAGATGAAAAGGGCCGCCATGTTTCCAACTGAGTGCACAATGCAACTGACTGACTGTTGTGCGGTTTCTTCATTTATACCTGGCAACCTCTGTTCTGATTGGACTTGACctgtcctgtgattggctaacacatccatccatttactgctGCTTGGCTGGGGTCAGTTTGCAATTTGCTGCTAATTGATTGATTGGCTCCTGTGGTTGCACGTTTGCAGACTGGGAAACAGTTTTTCCTCCACTCGTGCGCTGTCTTGTCCAAGCAGCAAGAATTGCGCAATCAACATGTTTTCGCTCTTCCTTTGAAATGACAGAAAATGAATCAGTCAGGAGGTGAGAGGAAGAAAAGTATACGAATGCTCAGTGCAATGGCATAAGTGCCCACTCGGTGGCGCCTGTGCACCAGATTGGAAATGGAGCGTGTAATGTTCTTAAGTTGCAAGTTagctcccaatttttttttttttttttaagtgaattcaGTTCATATTTGAAATCTCGCAAATTAGTAAAAGATaccaaagcacaaaaaaaaatttgggtaATTGAAAGAATGCCCTACTGAATTGTGTAATGTCtaaaatcaaaatgtttttttcctcctttgtgtatttaattttcacctttttttggtctgtttttgtatttttgtttttatacttcttttattttcagattcctTATTTTTGATGCTTttgtaattctattgttgattgatCCTTTTGTGATATTAAATCATATTTGCACTGGATCCATACATGTTCCTTTTGGCAATCTCTATGTTGATTTCATACAtgcaaaaaatatctttactgCTGCCATGTCTCTTTTCTTCTCGTTTTAATCATTTGCTTGCTATCTTGGATCTATTCTGATGCTTATGATCTCATTGTGATTTTTGCAATGcctgaatatttttcttttgtgtaatgcttttgtacatgaaatgtgctatacaaatgaaCTTGCCTTGCTTAATGTCAGTTTTGTCTTAAAACGTTTTCAACCTGATGAATTTTTACTCGTCATTAAACTTTTTTtgccagtcaaagagttaatagaaCACAGCTGCTTATAAAGTAGTGGAAAAACAAAGTGTTGAATTAAAAGCTTAACTTATGTTTTGCAAAGGAATTTTGGAAGtccaaaacattttaacaatttgtcAAACAGTTATCACCCATACCACAGATATCAGTTTAAATTTTCaacacatttcatttattttttccccatttgctCCAGAAATTAATGTACATGCAACACAGTCAGGTCGTTCCTCAAGCAGTTCCTCTTGGCGAAGCCAGAAATCAGATTGGCCACTTTGTTAACTCTGGGAGGAGCTGGCAAGGTGATGACTCGCTTGAGATAGCAGCGGCGCCTGTTGAGAAGAACTTCTGCATGCATCAATGTCATAGACAGCAGAGAGTCTAATACTGTACCTGTGACCGGCATCAGCCCCTTTGATGTAAGTGTAGAACTGGCAGTTATGATCATTCGAACACTTTCTCTGGCACGTTTCTGCATCGTCCGTCAACTCAAAGCGAATGTCTGATCCATAGAAATCTATCCCATCGAGAGCCTTCTTGGCCCAATCTGTTGGCACAGAAGATGACCAAGAAACaggcaaaaatcacattttaaacataattgaGCAAagcaaacgtttttgttttttaacgactaaGCAGTGCTAATAAAGTTGAAttactttaaattaaaaataaggcattttgCCATTATGGGCAAGTGAGGCAATACTCAAATatctaaggggggggggggcagaagcaTTTTATTCTGTTGAGTGATTACTCACAACAAAttgtgcctggcaattttcttgGAGTTTGtatatgttgaggaaaaaaataaatgcaattataaTAAATTTGTTAGGGAAATGGGATACATAaaaattcattatacacaaaatGATACCGATTGTCAGAGGAAGCTCACACCTTTCAAAGGCAGACTGGATGCTATTGCTAGCCGCTAACCTCCACTTTCTACAACCACTTACTGCTATCCTGTTGACAGAAGTGCGTTGCAATCCCAGATGTGACGCCTCTTTTAGCACTCATCACTATGTGATTGGGATTGTTTTTCAGGTGACAGGTGAGGGAAAGACTGCACAGAAagaataattatttttgtaataaacaGCAAGTGGGACTAAACCATCATTCTACTACCTGTCAAAAGAGAAGTAGGAGCATCGTGGGTGAGCGGCGCACAACGCCAAACAATACTCGGGCGTTGCGGCAGATTGTGACTCGAAGGGCCTTTCTGTGAAGTTGGTGCTCGGAAAAAGTTTTGGGGAACATGCTAGAACAACAACGGCAATCAGTTAAGAATATGCAATTTTGCACATAGCATtcccttgcctttttttttttacccgtgtTCGAGGGCCGGCTAAATTGGACGTTGTGCGAGAAGCCAGTCACCACGCGGGAATTCCTCACCACCTTCAAGGTCCTTGGTAAAGGCCAGGTGAATTTCAGGTGGCATTTGTACCTAAAACAAAAGAGCATCTTTGGTTTGATCACAATATTAAGTACTATTTGTTATTTATGATACTTTCTTGCACTTGGTCAAACAAATTAAACCCGTCTTTGGTTTAACCAAACGAGTGAGTTAATTTACCTGAAGCCCACAGATGTGGAGACTCCAGTGATAAACGTAAAAAACTGGCAATAGGGGTCTTCCGTGCACACTCGCTGACACTCCTCGTAGTTGGCTGTGAACaaagaccgataatcggccccccAAAAGTCCACATTGCGATACACGTGAGGCAGACAAGGTTCTTGGAGACAGAAAAAGAcagttggggagaaaaaaaaagagaaaaaaaaaagtgtgagcaTACTTTCAAATTAAACACTGTATAAAATGTCTGTGGGGCAAACCTGGGTTTGGGTCACAAGGTTTGAGAGAATATCCGGACGTGATACCAAAAACATGAGTCTGAATTTTGGGCTGTCCGGAGAGCGTGGTCTTAAGGTAGCAATGGTAGTTCCTGTTTAAGAGGACCGGGAAATAATTAGACTAACTCTTCAAAATAGTTGTTAAATTTTGCATCCCCACCTTTTATCAGCAGTCCAGTCAGCAcgcaaaaatgaaaagaagagaCAAGATGGATGCTGTGTGCACAAATGCTGACAGTGATGCACATCGGGAGAGAACATATTCGTGATATCCGATCCCGGAAAGTCAACGTTCTCCAGCAAATCTTTTCGACACGCTACACAAATAAGAAGAGAAAATGTAGTTATACACAACAACCCACATCAGAATGAATACACCAAAGGAACAATTTCACCTTTGCTCAGTGCGCAACTGCTAACAGAGAGTACACCTATTAAGATGAAAAGGGCCGCCATGTTCTCAGGTGAGTGCACAATGCAACTAACTAACTGCTGCGCGGTTTCTTCATTTATA
This portion of the Festucalex cinctus isolate MCC-2025b chromosome 19, RoL_Fcin_1.0, whole genome shotgun sequence genome encodes:
- the LOC144007441 gene encoding coagulation factor XI-like, whose product is MAALFILIGVLAVSSCALSKECRKDLLENVDFPGSDITNMFSPDVHHCQHLCTQHPSCRFFSFLRADWTADKRNYYCYLKTTPSGQPKIQTHVFGITSGYSLKPCDPNPEPCLPHVYRNVDFWGADYRSLFTANYEECQRVCTEDPYCQFFTFITGVSTSVGFRYKCHLKFTWPLPRTLKVVRNFRVVTGFSHNVQFSRPSNTACSPKLFPSTNFTAKPFESQAAATPEYCLALCAAHPRCSYFSFDSLSLTCHLKNDLNHIDMRAQRGVTSGIATHFCQQDSNWAKKALKGIDFYGSDIRFELMDDAETCQRTCSNDHNCQFYTYVTADDPVYKRRCYLKRVITLPAPPRVNKVANLISGFAKRNCLRNDLTVLHVH
- the LOC144008070 gene encoding coagulation factor XI-like isoform X1 — translated: MAALFILIGVLSVSSCALSKACRKDLLENVDFPGSDITNMFSPDVHHCQHLCTQHPSCLFFSFLRADWTADKRNYHCYLKTTLSGQPKIQTHVFGITSGYSLKPCDPNPEPCLPHVYRNVDFWGADYRSLFTANYEECQRVCTEDPYCQFFTFITGVSTSVGFRYKCHLKFTWPLPRTLKVVRNSRVVTGFSHNVQFSRPSNTACSPKLFPSTNFTERPFESQSAATPEYCLALCAAHPRCSYFSFDSLSLTCHLKNNPNHIVMSAKRGVTSGIATHFCQQDSNWAKKALDGIDFYGSDIRFELTDDAETCQRKCSNDHNCQFYTYIKGADAGHRRRCYLKRVITLPAPPRVNKVANLISGFAKRNCLRNDLTVLHVH
- the LOC144008070 gene encoding coagulation factor XI-like isoform X2 — encoded protein: MAALFILIGVLSVSSCALSKACRKDLLENVDFPGSDITNMFSPDVHHCQHLCTQHPSCLFFSFLRADWTADKRNYHCYLKTTLSGQPKIQTHVFGITSGYSLKPCDPNPEPCLPHVYRNVDFWGADYRSLFTANYEECQRVCTEDPYCQFFTFITGVSTSVGFRYKCHLKFTWPLPRTLKVVRNSRVVTGFSHNVQFSRPSNTACSPKLFPSTNFTERPFESQSAATPEYCLALCAAHPRCSYFSFDSLSLTCHLKNNPNHIVMSAKRGVTSGIATHFCQQDSNWAKKALDGIDFYGSDIRFELTDDAETCQRKCSNDHNCQFYTYIKGADAGHRSSSQQAPLLSQASHHLASSSQS